A window of the Egibacter rhizosphaerae genome harbors these coding sequences:
- a CDS encoding rhodanese-like domain-containing protein — MVLALVTSLVLATVPSRGDGPDAPRDLPEPEGAAEFAERSASARLIDVRTPAEYADGHLSGAELIDVQGEDFRERVEELPRDEPYYLYCRSGNRSGHAARVMAAMGFADVTNIGGYEKLVEAGLSPDG; from the coding sequence GTGGTGCTCGCCCTGGTGACCTCGCTGGTGTTGGCGACCGTCCCCTCGCGGGGGGACGGTCCGGACGCACCGCGCGACCTACCCGAACCCGAAGGCGCCGCGGAGTTCGCCGAACGCAGTGCGTCGGCGCGGCTCATCGACGTGCGGACCCCTGCCGAGTACGCGGACGGGCACCTCTCGGGGGCCGAGCTGATCGACGTGCAGGGGGAGGACTTCCGCGAGCGCGTCGAGGAGCTGCCCCGCGACGAGCCCTACTACCTGTACTGCCGCTCCGGCAACCGCAGCGGCCATGCCGCGCGCGTGATGGCGGCCATGGGCTTCGCCGACGTCACGAACATCGGGGGCTACGAGAAGCTGGTCGAGGCCGGACTCTCTCCGGACGGGTAG